In Campylobacter concisus, the following are encoded in one genomic region:
- a CDS encoding DEAD/DEAH box helicase — MSRANTLKYFLLSQYLEPKTLDEPKKTNTKFKKSIDLEITNFDEKFLQILRAFDSSLLKNGIEISIYGGIFETDLLAIYISKLANSKFEKEQILDELRSEQTSFDKAFCYKFKLTGDLVFCKDDQNFALKDINLDDDLTPFFTPNSSDDLFISTAPWAMVRLDHLKEISQSDFSKECERIKDKLSIHKEKMEFGKYIKLINDELKSALKTPFCNDFLRLEIKIINPNFKENDSLLNSFFIDDINLLIKFYESGRTHKLTDQLLDEGSENKFERLDVRDEQNKRLVRDFFKAEEYPRSAFASDFALNFSQQIAVNNIIKKFKERSGGIYSVNGAPGTGKTTLLKDVMAEVVTLRAMKLAQMSRHDIFAPVRDSSDKVLYFTLNKELQGYEMVVSSCNNGAVEILSKELSQLKSIGSYAGEIDYFKFIATRLLSADEKINFGEKSFISKPAWGLFCIPLGSKQNKSNFVFNAINGVKIEKTHSQFEDISKEFKEFIEQDGFLMGLGKYLATGEGIDDYDEAKEKFNQALHEVNLLFSEIRIKEEELKSINSELINIDKRLDNYNSAKQIDELLKPLIDELDLSKNELEQKATEANELIKLIGQNEILQEYLSAPIKPSFFIFQQILRTQAFEKYNNEAQKVSEINRQIAEQNLKASKQNSENKEKNEAKLNELKAQITQLEEKILELNTKIDHLNKLNDDFIRRQKLIGRSEELDNFLNGSFNQSNEETQKSMPFMMERDLDEKSHKTKLFKARIKLFKEALNLHKATIFACKEAVRTNLRALSVIFNDEKMAEKNGLEAKDRREVIKGLFLLTPVVSSTFASFNNSFKELLNGDIGLLLIDEAGQANLTNALGALLRSNMAVVVGDPLQLEPVVTLPPALNNAILRYCDAKDEFNLLKSSVQLRADKVQNIGTYIKGKGKSIWVGSPLIVHRRCANPMFKISNETTYDDMMILGRNSESKLSDPNIKTEWIDVSSDEWIGNYNKAEGMIVKELLDGKLAKLKDSVKIITPFKDVCKNLKGAGTIHTMQGKEADVVIFVLGGATKGARAWAASTPNLLNVALTRAKEVVYIVGNRENWSNLPYFEVAARKIDKG; from the coding sequence TTGAGTAGGGCAAATACCTTAAAATACTTTTTATTATCACAATATTTAGAGCCAAAAACCTTAGACGAGCCAAAAAAGACAAATACTAAATTTAAAAAATCAATAGACCTTGAGATCACAAATTTTGATGAGAAATTTCTACAAATTTTAAGGGCATTTGATAGCTCGCTTTTAAAAAATGGTATAGAAATTTCTATTTATGGCGGTATTTTTGAGACTGACTTGCTTGCCATTTATATCTCAAAGCTAGCAAATTCAAAATTTGAAAAAGAGCAAATTTTGGATGAGCTGCGATCTGAGCAAACGAGCTTTGATAAGGCATTTTGCTATAAATTTAAGCTTACTGGTGATTTGGTATTTTGTAAAGATGATCAAAATTTTGCTTTAAAAGATATAAATTTAGATGATGATTTAACTCCGTTTTTTACACCAAACTCGTCTGATGATCTTTTCATCTCAACAGCTCCTTGGGCAATGGTTCGCCTAGATCATCTAAAAGAGATAAGTCAAAGTGACTTTAGCAAAGAGTGTGAGCGTATAAAAGACAAGCTATCTATCCATAAAGAAAAAATGGAATTTGGCAAATATATAAAGCTTATAAACGATGAGCTAAAAAGTGCACTTAAAACACCATTTTGTAATGATTTCTTAAGGCTTGAAATAAAGATCATAAATCCAAATTTTAAAGAAAATGATAGCCTTTTAAATAGCTTTTTTATAGATGATATAAATTTACTCATCAAATTTTATGAGTCAGGTAGGACGCACAAGCTAACGGATCAGTTGTTAGACGAGGGCAGTGAGAATAAATTTGAAAGACTTGATGTAAGAGATGAGCAAAATAAAAGGCTTGTTAGAGATTTTTTTAAAGCAGAAGAGTATCCAAGATCGGCCTTTGCTAGCGACTTTGCTTTAAATTTCTCACAGCAAATTGCTGTTAATAACATCATTAAAAAATTTAAAGAAAGAAGTGGTGGAATTTATAGCGTAAATGGCGCTCCAGGAACTGGTAAAACAACGCTTTTAAAAGACGTAATGGCTGAAGTCGTTACGCTTAGAGCGATGAAACTCGCGCAAATGAGCAGACATGATATCTTTGCACCAGTTCGAGATAGTAGTGATAAGGTGCTCTATTTTACTCTAAATAAAGAACTTCAGGGCTATGAGATGGTTGTTAGCTCTTGTAATAACGGTGCGGTTGAAATTTTAAGTAAAGAGCTTAGCCAACTAAAAAGCATCGGTAGTTACGCAGGCGAGATTGATTATTTTAAATTTATAGCCACAAGGCTTCTCTCGGCCGATGAAAAGATAAATTTTGGAGAAAAATCTTTTATCTCAAAACCTGCATGGGGACTTTTTTGCATACCTCTTGGCTCAAAGCAAAATAAGTCAAATTTTGTTTTTAACGCGATTAATGGCGTAAAGATCGAAAAAACGCATAGTCAGTTTGAAGATATTTCAAAAGAATTTAAAGAATTTATAGAACAAGATGGTTTTTTGATGGGGCTTGGTAAGTATTTGGCTACTGGCGAAGGAATTGATGATTACGACGAGGCAAAGGAGAAATTTAATCAAGCCCTACACGAAGTAAATCTACTTTTTAGTGAGATCAGGATCAAAGAAGAGGAGCTAAAAAGTATAAATAGCGAGCTTATAAATATCGATAAAAGACTTGATAACTATAATTCAGCAAAGCAAATAGACGAGCTTTTAAAGCCACTAATAGATGAGCTAGATTTGAGCAAAAATGAGCTAGAGCAAAAGGCTACGGAAGCTAACGAGCTAATAAAGCTTATTGGTCAAAATGAAATTTTACAAGAGTATCTCAGCGCGCCTATAAAGCCATCTTTTTTTATTTTCCAGCAAATTTTAAGGACGCAAGCTTTTGAAAAATATAACAATGAAGCGCAAAAAGTTAGTGAGATAAATCGCCAAATAGCTGAGCAAAATTTGAAAGCAAGTAAGCAAAATAGTGAAAATAAAGAGAAGAATGAAGCGAAATTAAACGAACTAAAAGCTCAAATAACTCAGCTTGAAGAGAAAATTTTAGAACTTAACACCAAGATAGACCATCTAAACAAGCTTAATGATGACTTTATTAGACGTCAAAAATTAATTGGCAGAAGTGAAGAGCTTGATAACTTTTTAAATGGTAGTTTTAATCAGAGTAATGAAGAAACACAAAAGAGTATGCCATTTATGATGGAACGTGATCTTGATGAGAAATCCCACAAGACGAAGCTTTTTAAGGCAAGAATCAAGCTTTTTAAAGAAGCGCTTAATCTGCATAAAGCCACTATCTTTGCTTGCAAAGAAGCTGTTAGAACAAATTTACGAGCTCTTAGCGTTATATTTAATGATGAAAAAATGGCTGAAAAAAACGGACTTGAAGCTAAAGATAGACGTGAAGTAATAAAAGGATTGTTTCTGCTAACGCCAGTTGTTAGTTCTACTTTCGCATCTTTTAATAATAGCTTTAAAGAGCTACTAAATGGCGATATAGGTTTGCTCTTAATAGATGAAGCAGGGCAGGCAAATTTAACTAACGCATTAGGCGCGCTACTTCGTTCAAACATGGCTGTTGTAGTTGGTGATCCACTTCAACTTGAGCCTGTTGTAACATTGCCACCGGCTTTAAATAACGCTATTTTACGCTACTGCGATGCAAAGGATGAGTTTAATCTACTAAAATCATCAGTTCAACTTCGAGCCGATAAAGTACAAAATATTGGTACATATATAAAAGGAAAGGGTAAGTCCATTTGGGTTGGTTCGCCACTTATCGTTCATAGAAGGTGCGCCAACCCTATGTTTAAAATTTCAAATGAAACAACATATGATGATATGATGATACTTGGCAGAAACAGTGAAAGTAAACTTAGTGATCCTAATATCAAAACAGAATGGATTGATGTTAGTAGTGATGAATGGATAGGTAATTATAATAAAGCTGAAGGCATGATCGTTAAAGAGCTTTTAGATGGTAAGTTAGCCAAGCTAAAAGATAGTGTTAAAATAATAACACCTTTTAAAGATGTTTGTAAAAATTTAAAAGGGGCTGGTACCATTCACACCATGCAAGGCAAAGAAGCTGATGTTGTTATCTTTGTTCTTGGTGGTGCCACAAAAGGTGCTAGAGCATGGGCTGCTAGTACACCAAATTTACTAAATGTAGCACTAACAAGAGCAAAAGAGGTTGTTTATATAGTTGGCAACCGAGAAAATTGGTCTAATCTGCCATATTTTGAGGTAGCTGCTAGAAAAATAGATAAAGGATAG
- the hisF gene encoding imidazole glycerol phosphate synthase subunit HisF, with protein sequence MNHFAKRIIPCLDVKDGRVVKGVNFVGLVDAGDPVEIAQRYNDEGADELCFLDITASHLGRDTIVDVVKKVASKLFIPLTVGGGIRTIDDISRLLNAGCDKVSLNSSAIQDPNLIDEAAKKFGSQCVVVAIDAKKIENGYSIFINGGRIDTKKDAFSWAKEVESRGAGEILLTSMDNDGVKQGFNLELTKIFSTLSIPTIASGGAGKMEHFKEAFEAGADACLAASIFHFGEIEIKKLKEYLKANGIEVRL encoded by the coding sequence TTGAATCATTTTGCAAAACGTATAATCCCATGCCTTGACGTAAAAGATGGCAGAGTCGTAAAGGGTGTAAATTTCGTAGGGCTTGTTGATGCTGGAGATCCTGTCGAGATAGCTCAAAGATACAATGACGAGGGCGCTGATGAACTTTGCTTTTTGGATATCACTGCCTCTCATCTTGGGCGTGATACGATAGTTGATGTCGTAAAAAAGGTCGCAAGTAAGCTTTTTATCCCACTAACAGTTGGCGGAGGTATACGCACGATCGATGATATCTCTCGCCTTTTAAATGCTGGTTGCGATAAAGTAAGCTTAAATTCATCAGCTATACAAGATCCAAATTTGATTGATGAGGCAGCTAAGAAATTTGGCTCGCAATGTGTTGTAGTAGCGATCGATGCTAAAAAGATTGAAAATGGTTATAGCATTTTTATAAATGGTGGCAGGATCGATACCAAAAAAGATGCCTTTTCTTGGGCAAAAGAGGTCGAGTCGCGAGGAGCAGGTGAGATATTGTTAACCTCTATGGACAATGACGGTGTCAAACAAGGCTTTAATCTTGAGCTAACAAAGATATTTAGTACGCTTTCTATACCGACTATTGCAAGCGGCGGAGCTGGTAAGATGGAGCACTTTAAAGAGGCTTTTGAAGCTGGGGCTGATGCGTGTTTAGCTGCTTCGATATTTCACTTTGGCGAAATTGAGATAAAAAAGCTAAAAGAGTATCTCAAGGCAAATGGTATTGAGGTTAGGCTCTGA
- a CDS encoding purine-nucleoside phosphorylase: MLVISAGKNEIFDFALPMGVGLVDMAINLTKFLQKRACIGADEKGIKLKNIDPHYLAKIEAKFANSSNSELQNLSQNLSKNPERNLYQMPEKIVFVGSAGLYKDGEILQIYESSVGANIEISSVENRSYSPIECEISSIVSRGTIKTNSSNFITTDKNLAHKIFEKGYFLENMEFFSVLKVAQIFKIPAYGIFVATNFCNKDAHADFVKNHAEAKKILTKYIKENM; encoded by the coding sequence ATGTTAGTTATCTCTGCTGGAAAAAATGAAATTTTTGACTTTGCTTTGCCAATGGGTGTGGGGCTAGTTGATATGGCGATAAATTTGACAAAATTTTTGCAGAAACGAGCATGTATTGGAGCGGATGAAAAGGGTATAAAATTAAAAAATATCGATCCGCACTATCTTGCAAAAATTGAAGCTAAATTTGCAAACTCATCAAATTCAGAGCTACAAAATCTAAGCCAAAATTTGTCAAAAAATCCTGAACGAAATTTGTATCAGATGCCAGAAAAAATAGTTTTCGTTGGCTCGGCAGGTCTTTATAAAGATGGTGAAATTTTACAAATTTATGAAAGTTCGGTTGGGGCAAATATTGAAATTTCTAGCGTAGAAAATAGATCTTATTCACCGATTGAGTGTGAAATTTCTTCTATCGTTTCACGTGGAACTATCAAAACAAATTCATCAAATTTCATAACGACAGACAAAAATTTGGCTCATAAGATATTTGAAAAAGGCTATTTTTTAGAAAATATGGAGTTTTTTTCTGTTCTAAAAGTAGCTCAAATTTTTAAAATTCCAGCTTATGGAATTTTCGTAGCGACAAATTTTTGTAATAAAGATGCACATGCTGATTTTGTAAAAAATCACGCAGAGGCCAAGAAAATTCTAACAAAATATATAAAGGAAAATATGTGA
- the rlmN gene encoding 23S rRNA (adenine(2503)-C(2))-methyltransferase RlmN yields MINLLDLSIDELKELVSPPFRATQIYEWIYKKNATDFSQMLNLPKDMRQDLAEKFYIDPLKCVKFEQSSDGSIKYLFELKDGLKIESVLLPMKEEISDENGKVSRHARYTVCVSSQVGCKMGCAFCLTAKGGLVRNLTAGEIVGQILWIKRENNIPYERRINVVYMGMGEPLDNLTNVSKAIKILALNEGLAISPRRQTVSTSGLGSQIKKLGEMDLGVLLAISLHAVTNELRSRLMPINKAYNIEAVMDAVRGFPIDMRKRVMFEYLVIKDLNDSVRDAKKLVKLLHGIKAKVNLIYFNPHEGSEFGRPELANMLKFQEYLRDHGVTCTIRQSKGLDISAACGQLKQRNENAKFKAIASDKNLKTQSLEDNSKASVS; encoded by the coding sequence GTGATAAATTTGCTTGATCTTAGTATTGATGAGCTAAAAGAGTTAGTTTCTCCACCATTTAGAGCAACACAAATCTACGAGTGGATATATAAGAAAAATGCAACCGATTTTAGCCAAATGCTAAATTTGCCTAAAGATATGCGTCAAGATCTGGCTGAAAAATTTTATATCGATCCTTTAAAATGTGTAAAATTTGAGCAAAGTAGCGACGGCTCTATCAAGTATCTTTTTGAGCTAAAAGATGGGCTAAAGATAGAGAGCGTTTTGCTACCGATGAAAGAGGAGATTAGTGATGAGAATGGAAAGGTTAGTCGCCATGCTCGTTATACGGTTTGTGTTAGTTCACAGGTTGGCTGTAAAATGGGATGTGCTTTTTGTCTAACAGCAAAAGGCGGGCTTGTCAGAAATTTGACTGCAGGCGAGATCGTAGGGCAAATTTTATGGATAAAAAGAGAGAATAACATACCATACGAGAGGCGTATAAATGTCGTTTATATGGGTATGGGTGAGCCACTTGATAATCTTACTAATGTTAGTAAAGCTATCAAAATTTTAGCTCTTAACGAGGGTCTAGCCATATCGCCACGTCGTCAAACCGTTTCAACTAGTGGCCTTGGCAGCCAGATAAAAAAGCTTGGTGAGATGGATCTTGGCGTGTTATTGGCCATATCGCTTCATGCTGTTACTAATGAGCTTAGAAGCCGTCTAATGCCGATAAATAAGGCGTATAATATCGAGGCTGTTATGGATGCTGTTAGGGGATTTCCTATCGATATGCGAAAGCGTGTAATGTTTGAATACCTTGTTATCAAGGATTTAAACGATAGCGTGAGAGATGCTAAAAAGCTGGTAAAACTGCTGCATGGTATCAAGGCAAAGGTAAATTTGATCTATTTTAATCCGCATGAAGGCAGTGAATTTGGACGGCCTGAGCTTGCTAACATGCTAAAATTTCAAGAATATCTAAGAGATCACGGCGTTACTTGCACGATCAGACAGAGCAAAGGACTTGATATAAGTGCAGCTTGTGGACAGTTAAAACAACGCAATGAAAATGCAAAATTTAAAGCTATTGCCAGTGATAAAAATTTAAAAACACAGTCGCTTGAAGATAATAGTAAAGCCAGTGTGAGTTAG
- a CDS encoding pseudouridine synthase family protein yields the protein MPYVNKFIATANKQKAYEILLRSGFNMSQTQRLIDKGRLICDGNVVSEKNTILRGEVFLIDYEVEPKGLKPIFECESFAVFDKPSGVLSHPNGRHCEYSLNDEIYTLFGRDASVAHRLDFETSGVIVVGKDRNSTIKLKKIFENREVSKSYVAMVQGKIEREFTIDAKMDLANNYDDVKMRMQICENGKSAVTKILPIRYFDDIDTTLVRAIPLTGRQHQIRLHLFHVKHKILGEPLYGLSRPQIEKILDKEMSERERINLTGAKRLLLHSDEISFKFDEIFYNIKSKFDAESEFYRYAKESLL from the coding sequence TTGCCATATGTAAATAAATTTATTGCCACTGCAAACAAACAAAAAGCGTATGAAATTTTGTTGCGAAGTGGTTTTAACATGAGCCAAACCCAGCGCCTCATAGATAAAGGCAGGCTGATCTGCGATGGCAATGTCGTGAGCGAGAAAAATACCATATTGCGTGGAGAGGTCTTTTTGATCGACTATGAGGTGGAGCCAAAGGGACTTAAGCCGATCTTTGAATGCGAGAGCTTTGCTGTATTTGACAAGCCAAGCGGGGTACTGAGCCACCCAAATGGCAGACACTGCGAATACTCGCTAAACGATGAAATTTACACACTTTTTGGGCGAGATGCGAGCGTGGCACATAGGCTGGACTTTGAAACGAGTGGCGTGATAGTCGTAGGAAAAGATAGAAATTCTACTATTAAACTAAAGAAAATTTTTGAAAACAGAGAGGTTTCTAAAAGCTACGTCGCGATGGTGCAAGGCAAGATCGAGCGAGAATTTACGATCGATGCAAAAATGGATCTAGCAAACAACTATGACGATGTAAAAATGCGGATGCAAATTTGTGAAAATGGCAAGAGTGCTGTGACTAAAATTTTGCCGATCAGATATTTTGATGATATCGATACGACTTTGGTTCGAGCTATTCCTCTCACTGGTAGACAGCATCAAATTCGATTACATTTGTTTCATGTGAAACACAAGATACTTGGCGAACCACTTTATGGTTTATCACGTCCGCAGATCGAGAAAATTTTAGATAAAGAGATGAGCGAGCGTGAACGGATAAATTTAACTGGAGCAAAAAGGCTCCTACTCCACTCAGATGAAATTTCTTTTAAATTTGATGAGATTTTTTATAACATAAAAAGTAAATTTGATGCTGAAAGCGAATTTTATAGGTATGCAAAAGAGAGTTTACTTTAG
- the purB gene encoding adenylosuccinate lyase, with amino-acid sequence MVERYSRKEMADKWSMQAKYDAWLKVEKAAIKAWNKLGFISDSDCEKICKNAKFEVARIDEIEKTTKHDVIAFLTSVSESLGEESRFVHYGMTSSDCIDTAVALQMKESLELIISDVEEFMQAVKNRANEHKHTLMVGRSHGIHGEPITFGLVLAIWYDEIARALKLIKDAKDTISYGKLSGAMGNLAHAPMEFEELTCEELGLKAAPASNQVIQRDRYAHVVSAIAVLASTCEKIAVAIRHYQRTEVYEAEEYFSPGQKGSSAMPHKRNPVLSENITGLCRMLRSYITPALENVALWHERDISHSSVERFILPDMFITADFMLVRIKNLIANLVVYPENMMKNLNLTGGLVFSQRVLLQLPQRGISREDAYKIVQRNAMKVWADLQEGKKAIDEQGHSLFLQNLLNDEDLTKSLSKDEIKECFDYNYYTKNVDRIFARVFGK; translated from the coding sequence ATGGTCGAAAGATACTCGCGCAAAGAGATGGCTGATAAGTGGAGCATGCAAGCAAAATACGACGCTTGGCTCAAGGTAGAAAAAGCTGCTATTAAAGCTTGGAATAAGCTTGGCTTCATAAGCGACAGCGACTGCGAGAAAATTTGCAAAAATGCTAAATTTGAAGTGGCTCGCATCGACGAGATAGAAAAGACGACAAAGCACGACGTCATCGCATTTTTAACAAGCGTCAGCGAGAGCCTTGGCGAGGAGAGCAGGTTTGTGCATTATGGCATGACCTCAAGCGACTGCATTGACACAGCCGTTGCGCTTCAGATGAAAGAGAGCCTAGAGCTCATCATCAGCGACGTAGAGGAGTTTATGCAGGCAGTCAAAAATAGAGCAAACGAGCACAAGCACACGCTCATGGTTGGTAGAAGCCACGGCATCCACGGTGAGCCGATAACTTTTGGCCTCGTGCTTGCCATCTGGTACGACGAGATCGCAAGGGCGCTAAAGCTCATCAAAGACGCAAAAGATACGATCAGCTACGGCAAACTCTCAGGTGCTATGGGAAATTTAGCCCACGCCCCGATGGAATTTGAAGAGCTAACATGCGAGGAGCTAGGCCTTAAGGCTGCTCCAGCCTCTAACCAAGTGATCCAGCGCGACCGCTACGCACATGTGGTAAGCGCCATCGCAGTTCTAGCCTCTACTTGCGAGAAGATCGCAGTCGCCATTAGACACTACCAAAGGACAGAAGTTTACGAGGCGGAGGAGTACTTTAGTCCAGGACAAAAAGGCTCAAGCGCTATGCCACACAAACGCAACCCAGTCCTTAGCGAAAACATCACCGGCCTTTGCAGAATGCTACGCTCATACATCACGCCAGCGCTTGAAAACGTCGCCCTTTGGCACGAGCGCGACATCAGCCACAGCTCGGTTGAGAGATTTATCCTGCCAGATATGTTTATCACGGCTGATTTTATGCTGGTTCGTATCAAAAATTTGATAGCAAATTTAGTCGTCTATCCAGAAAATATGATGAAAAATTTAAATTTAACAGGCGGACTAGTCTTTTCGCAACGCGTGCTTTTACAGCTGCCGCAGCGTGGAATTTCCAGAGAAGATGCCTACAAGATCGTTCAGCGCAACGCCATGAAAGTCTGGGCAGACTTGCAAGAGGGCAAAAAAGCGATCGACGAGCAAGGTCACAGCCTATTTTTACAAAATTTGCTAAACGACGAGGACTTAACTAAGAGCCTTAGCAAAGATGAGATCAAAGAGTGCTTTGACTACAACTACTACACCAAAAACGTAGATAGAATTTTTGCCAGAGTCTTTGGCAAGTAA
- a CDS encoding ribonucleoside-diphosphate reductase subunit alpha: protein MKVIKRNGRTEELDISKIKKYTNEAVFGLSNVSLSELEVDAKIQFRDMITTEEIQQTLIKTAVDKIDIDRPNWTFVAARLFLFDLYHKVTGFNGYNHLKDYLAKGEKVGRIIPGLKEKYDLEDLNAYIKPERDLQFAYLGIKTLYDRYLIKDKNGMPIELPQHMFMAIAMFLAQNELDSQGWAKKFYDLISKFEVMLATPTLSNARTTRHQLSSCYVGSTPDNIEGIFDSYKEMALLSKFGGGIGWDWSKVRAMGGSIDGHKNAAGGIIPFLKVTNDIAVAVDQLGTRKGAIAVYIEPWHMDVSDFLDLRKNSGEERRRAHELFPALWINDLFMKRVKENARWSLFDPAEVADLCDLYGDEFEARYLAYENDEKIQKNVVMAKELWKKILTSYFESGMPFLCFKDNANKANPNDHDGIIRSSNLCTEIFQNTQPNYYKIKITFDNGSERLFDEEEDVTVDSGITKKAKKLSALDSIGGEQIFIVEKESVEGKTAVCNLASINLSKINKKEDIERVVPIAIRMLDNVIDLNFYPHKKVKHTNLASRSIGLGVMGEAQMLAERGVKWGSYEHLALIDSVMENISYNAIYASSNLAVEKGVYPLFEGSKWSRGVMPIDTANANAKALLNDRGGLFDENACDWSKLREKVKKDGMRNGYLMAIAPTSSISILVGTTQTIEPVYKRKWFEHNLSGMIPNVVPNLSPDTWQFYTPAYELDQRILIKAGAIRQKWIDQGQSLNIFMSLDKASGGYLSEIYMLAWELGLKSTYYLRSESPDSEKLNDVADRSIECEGCQ from the coding sequence TTGAAAGTTATAAAACGTAATGGCAGAACAGAAGAGCTTGATATAAGTAAGATCAAAAAATACACAAACGAAGCCGTTTTTGGCCTTAGCAATGTAAGCCTTAGTGAACTTGAAGTAGACGCAAAAATCCAGTTTAGAGATATGATAACGACTGAGGAAATTCAGCAGACTCTTATAAAAACAGCAGTTGACAAGATCGACATTGACCGCCCAAACTGGACATTTGTTGCTGCGAGGCTATTTTTGTTTGACCTTTATCACAAAGTGACCGGCTTTAATGGCTACAACCACCTAAAAGACTATCTTGCAAAGGGCGAAAAGGTAGGCCGCATCATCCCTGGACTAAAAGAGAAGTACGATCTTGAGGATCTAAACGCCTACATCAAACCAGAGCGCGACCTTCAGTTTGCATACCTTGGTATCAAGACGCTTTATGATCGCTATCTTATAAAAGATAAGAATGGCATGCCAATCGAGCTGCCACAGCACATGTTTATGGCGATCGCGATGTTTCTTGCGCAAAACGAGCTAGATAGCCAAGGCTGGGCTAAAAAATTTTACGACCTCATCTCTAAATTTGAAGTGATGCTAGCCACACCAACGCTCTCAAACGCAAGGACTACACGCCACCAGCTAAGCAGCTGTTACGTAGGCAGCACGCCTGATAATATCGAGGGTATTTTTGATAGCTACAAAGAGATGGCGCTACTTTCAAAATTTGGCGGTGGTATCGGCTGGGACTGGAGCAAGGTGCGTGCGATGGGCGGCAGTATCGACGGACACAAAAACGCAGCTGGCGGTATCATACCATTTTTAAAAGTGACAAACGACATCGCAGTAGCGGTCGATCAGCTAGGCACTAGAAAGGGCGCGATCGCTGTTTATATCGAGCCTTGGCACATGGATGTGAGCGATTTTCTTGATCTTCGTAAAAACTCGGGCGAAGAGCGCCGCAGAGCGCACGAGCTATTCCCTGCGCTTTGGATAAACGACCTTTTTATGAAACGCGTCAAAGAAAACGCACGCTGGAGCCTATTTGACCCGGCAGAGGTCGCCGATCTGTGCGATCTATACGGCGATGAGTTCGAGGCACGCTACCTAGCATACGAAAACGACGAAAAGATCCAAAAAAACGTCGTCATGGCAAAGGAACTGTGGAAGAAAATTTTAACTAGCTATTTTGAATCAGGCATGCCGTTTTTGTGCTTTAAAGACAACGCAAACAAAGCCAATCCAAACGACCACGACGGCATAATCAGAAGCTCAAATTTATGCACCGAAATTTTCCAAAATACGCAACCAAACTACTACAAGATCAAGATCACGTTTGATAACGGCTCCGAGCGGTTATTTGACGAGGAAGAAGACGTCACCGTCGATAGCGGCATAACCAAAAAAGCCAAAAAACTAAGCGCTCTAGATAGTATCGGCGGTGAGCAAATTTTCATCGTCGAAAAAGAAAGCGTCGAGGGCAAAACCGCCGTATGTAACCTTGCGAGTATAAATTTAAGCAAAATCAACAAAAAAGAGGACATCGAGCGCGTCGTGCCGATAGCTATTAGGATGCTTGATAACGTTATAGACCTAAATTTCTACCCGCACAAAAAGGTCAAACACACCAACCTAGCCTCCCGCTCGATCGGCCTTGGCGTCATGGGCGAGGCACAGATGCTAGCCGAGCGCGGCGTGAAATGGGGCAGCTACGAGCACCTAGCGCTGATCGATAGCGTGATGGAAAACATAAGCTACAACGCCATCTATGCCAGCTCAAATTTGGCGGTAGAAAAGGGCGTTTATCCGCTCTTTGAAGGCTCAAAGTGGAGCAGGGGAGTGATGCCTATCGACACGGCAAACGCAAACGCCAAAGCGCTTCTAAACGATAGAGGCGGGCTATTTGACGAAAATGCCTGCGACTGGAGCAAACTACGCGAAAAGGTCAAAAAAGACGGCATGAGAAACGGCTATCTGATGGCGATCGCCCCAACTAGCTCGATCTCGATCCTTGTTGGCACTACTCAGACCATCGAGCCAGTCTATAAACGCAAGTGGTTTGAGCACAACCTAAGCGGTATGATCCCAAATGTCGTGCCAAATTTAAGCCCTGATACTTGGCAGTTTTACACGCCAGCATACGAGCTTGATCAGAGAATTCTCATAAAAGCAGGTGCTATCCGCCAAAAATGGATTGATCAAGGTCAAAGTCTAAATATCTTTATGAGCCTAGACAAAGCAAGCGGCGGATATCTAAGTGAAATTTATATGCTTGCATGGGAGCTTGGACTAAAATCAACTTATTATCTTCGCTCTGAGTCACCAGACAGTGAAAAACTAAACGACGTGGCCGACCGCTCTATCGAATGCGAGGGTTGTCAGTAA